A section of the Sphingomonas ginsenosidivorax genome encodes:
- a CDS encoding FAD binding domain-containing protein, with protein MKTFTYEKAATPEAAVADIVGSAKFIAGGTNLLDLMKLQIETPDKLVDISRLDLAKIEEREDGGLTIGALVPNSDLAADPRVIAKYEVLSRALLAGASGQLRNKASTGGNMLQRTRCYYFYDTAAKCNKREPGTGCDAIGGFNRILAVLGTSEHCIATHPSDMAVAMRALDATIVTLKADGDRRRISVHEFYRLPGDTPHIETVLEAGELITHIELPAPAKGKHAYRKVRDRASYAFALVSVAGVVSVEDGRIASASLAFGGLGPMPWKNDAVEAALVGSAPSDAVFAAAADALVADARGFGSNDFKIPLVKRTLIATLRELTGA; from the coding sequence GTGAAGACCTTCACCTATGAAAAGGCCGCAACCCCCGAGGCAGCGGTCGCCGACATCGTAGGCAGCGCGAAATTCATCGCGGGCGGGACCAACCTGCTTGACCTGATGAAGCTGCAGATCGAGACCCCTGACAAGCTCGTCGACATCAGCCGCCTCGACCTCGCCAAGATCGAAGAGCGCGAGGACGGAGGCCTGACGATCGGTGCGCTGGTCCCGAACAGCGACCTCGCCGCCGACCCGCGCGTCATCGCCAAATACGAGGTGCTCAGCCGTGCGCTGCTGGCAGGCGCGAGCGGCCAGCTGCGCAACAAGGCATCGACCGGCGGCAACATGCTCCAGCGGACGCGCTGCTATTATTTCTACGACACCGCCGCCAAGTGCAACAAGCGCGAGCCCGGCACGGGTTGCGACGCGATCGGCGGGTTCAACCGCATCCTCGCGGTGCTCGGCACCAGCGAGCATTGCATCGCCACGCACCCCAGCGACATGGCGGTCGCGATGCGCGCGCTCGATGCGACGATCGTGACACTGAAGGCGGACGGCGACCGGCGGCGGATCTCGGTCCATGAGTTCTACCGCCTGCCCGGCGACACGCCGCATATCGAGACGGTGCTCGAAGCCGGCGAGCTGATCACGCATATCGAGCTGCCAGCCCCGGCCAAGGGCAAGCATGCCTATCGCAAGGTGCGCGACCGTGCGTCCTACGCGTTCGCGCTGGTCTCGGTCGCGGGCGTCGTCTCGGTCGAGGATGGCCGGATCGCCAGCGCCTCGCTCGCGTTCGGCGGGCTCGGCCCGATGCCGTGGAAGAACGACGCGGTCGAGGCGGCCCTGGTCGGCAGCGCGCCGAGCGACGCGGTGTTCGCGGCAGCGGCCGACGCGCTCGTCGCCGACGCCAGGGGCTTCGGCTCGAACGACTTCAAGATCCCGCTGGTCAAGCGGACCTTGATCGCGACTCTTCGCGAATTGACGGGAGCATGA
- a CDS encoding 2Fe-2S iron-sulfur cluster-binding protein: MHFTINGQSYDADVDIRTSVLDLCREHLGLTGSKKGCDHGQCGACTVLIDGRRVNSCLTLAVMHQDDEITTIEGLGQVGNLHPLQDAFVRHDGYQCGYCTPGQICSAVGMLDEVKKGWASHASGDLTDPKFDDAEISERMSGNICRCAAYPNIVDAIREVAGAEPAGRTADEKDEAMRNELKHGELAS, from the coding sequence ATGCATTTCACGATCAATGGTCAATCTTATGACGCGGACGTCGATATCCGTACGTCGGTGCTCGATCTGTGCCGCGAGCATCTCGGGCTGACCGGCTCGAAAAAGGGCTGCGACCACGGCCAATGCGGCGCCTGCACGGTGCTGATCGACGGCCGGCGGGTCAATTCCTGCCTGACGCTCGCGGTGATGCATCAGGACGACGAGATCACGACGATCGAGGGCCTGGGCCAGGTCGGCAATCTCCACCCGCTGCAGGACGCGTTCGTGCGGCACGACGGCTATCAGTGCGGCTATTGCACCCCGGGCCAGATCTGCTCGGCGGTCGGCATGCTCGACGAGGTCAAGAAGGGCTGGGCCAGCCATGCATCGGGCGACCTGACCGACCCGAAATTCGACGACGCCGAGATTTCCGAGCGGATGAGCGGCAACATCTGCCGCTGCGCCGCCTATCCCAACATCGTCGACGCGATCCGCGAAGTCGCGGGCGCAGAGCCCGCCGGCCGCACCGCGGACGAGAAGGACGAAGCGATGCGCAACGAACTGAAGCACGGGGAGCTGGCCTCGTGA
- a CDS encoding glycerophosphodiester phosphodiesterase codes for MEPTHPPIVIAHRGASGSRPEHTLAAYDLAIDQGADFIEPDLVPTRDDILVARHENAISETTDVAQHPEFAGRRTTKTIDGRAQTDWFVEDFTLAELKTLRAKERLPKLRPGNVAYDGRFAIPTLAEIIALAKRRSKDTGRTIGIYPETKHPTYFASIGHPTDLPLVAQLQAAGWDSETAPVFIQSFEVANLKRLHEVTKIRLIQLTAGQGAPADGAAPSYAAMLTPDGLRQIAAYAYGIGPDKAQLWTGDAASPLVADAHAAGLRVHPWTYRAENVFVREPFRRGTEPAAHGDVEAEITAALSQGIDGFFTDFPLQGVEARNALRTGAK; via the coding sequence ATGGAACCGACGCATCCCCCCATCGTCATCGCGCACCGCGGCGCCAGCGGATCGCGCCCCGAACACACGCTCGCCGCCTATGACCTGGCGATCGACCAGGGCGCCGACTTCATCGAGCCCGACCTGGTGCCGACCAGGGACGATATCCTCGTCGCGCGGCACGAGAATGCGATCTCCGAGACCACCGACGTCGCGCAGCATCCCGAGTTCGCGGGACGTCGCACCACCAAGACGATCGACGGCCGCGCGCAGACCGACTGGTTCGTCGAGGATTTCACGCTCGCCGAGCTGAAGACGCTGCGCGCGAAGGAGCGGCTGCCCAAGCTGCGGCCGGGCAATGTCGCCTATGACGGCCGGTTCGCAATCCCGACGCTCGCCGAGATCATCGCGCTCGCCAAGCGGCGGTCGAAAGACACCGGGCGGACGATCGGCATCTATCCCGAGACCAAGCACCCGACCTATTTCGCGAGCATCGGCCACCCGACCGACCTGCCGCTGGTCGCGCAATTGCAGGCCGCCGGGTGGGATTCGGAGACCGCGCCGGTGTTCATCCAGTCGTTCGAGGTCGCGAACCTCAAGCGTCTGCACGAGGTCACCAAGATACGGCTGATCCAGCTGACCGCGGGGCAGGGCGCCCCCGCCGACGGCGCCGCGCCGAGCTATGCGGCGATGCTGACGCCTGACGGACTGCGGCAGATCGCGGCCTATGCGTACGGGATCGGGCCCGACAAGGCGCAGTTGTGGACCGGTGATGCGGCGAGCCCGCTGGTCGCCGATGCGCATGCGGCGGGGCTGCGCGTCCACCCCTGGACCTACCGCGCCGAGAACGTCTTCGTGCGCGAGCCCTTCCGTCGCGGTACCGAGCCCGCGGCGCACGGCGACGTCGAGGCGGAAATAACCGCGGCGCTGTCCCAGGGAATCGACGGATTCTTCACGGATTTTCCGCTACAGGGCGTCGAAGCGCGCAACGCACTGCGCACGGGAGCCAAGTAA
- a CDS encoding TIGR02117 family protein: MVTGTGVRRWMVRLAAAIAALALGYLVAGAIGGAIPTNTAWRPPAHGVRIFVETNGVHTGFVMPKVAAGVDWRDLAPAGDLGDPRYGGFDHIVIGWGEKAFFLETKTWADVKPGTVLAAAIGSAHTLMHVEHVPEPAVGPEVRAVVLSEAEYRRLAAFIAASFRPGGARYPGYAGYDVFYDARGRYDAVATCNAWTGDALRHAGARVGAWTPFPATVMQWF, from the coding sequence ATGGTGACGGGAACGGGTGTGCGGCGTTGGATGGTGCGACTGGCGGCGGCGATCGCGGCGCTGGCGCTCGGCTATCTGGTCGCGGGCGCGATCGGCGGGGCGATACCGACCAACACGGCATGGCGGCCACCCGCGCACGGCGTGCGGATCTTCGTCGAAACCAACGGCGTGCACACCGGCTTCGTCATGCCCAAGGTCGCCGCAGGGGTGGATTGGCGCGACCTCGCACCGGCGGGCGACCTCGGTGACCCGCGCTACGGCGGGTTCGACCATATCGTGATCGGCTGGGGCGAGAAGGCGTTCTTCCTCGAAACCAAGACCTGGGCCGACGTGAAGCCCGGCACGGTGCTCGCCGCCGCGATCGGCAGTGCGCACACGCTGATGCATGTCGAGCATGTGCCGGAGCCGGCGGTCGGCCCGGAGGTGCGCGCCGTGGTGCTGAGCGAGGCGGAGTATCGGCGGCTGGCGGCGTTCATCGCGGCGAGCTTTCGCCCCGGCGGTGCGCGCTATCCGGGCTATGCGGGGTACGACGTGTTCTACGATGCGCGTGGTCGGTACGACGCGGTCGCGACGTGCAATGCATGGACCGGCGACGCGCTCCGCCACGCTGGGGCGCGGGTCGGCGCGTGGACGCCGTTCCCCGCCACGGTGATGCAGTGGTTCTGA
- the phhA gene encoding phenylalanine 4-monooxygenase: MALETHTRSAEGDWTIAQDWSHYTAEEHATWDTLFARQAKLLPGRASNAWLRGLDVLKLSKPGIPDFEELSERLMKLTGWQVVAVPGLVPDDVFFDHMANRRFVAGNFIRRPDQLDYLQEPDVFHDVFGHVPMLADPVFADYLEAYGRGGQRALGLDALKYLGRLYWYTVEFGLIAEPEGLRIYGSGIVSSYAESRFALDDPSPNRIMLDLARVMRTEYRIDDFQQNYFVIPSFDELLRLTVETDFAPLYEELKALPDIPVAQIEPDDVVLTKGTQDYASAKINA, encoded by the coding sequence ATGGCACTAGAAACCCACACCCGCTCGGCCGAAGGCGACTGGACGATCGCACAGGACTGGTCGCACTACACGGCCGAAGAGCATGCGACCTGGGACACGCTGTTCGCGCGTCAGGCGAAACTGCTGCCCGGGCGCGCGTCGAACGCGTGGCTGCGCGGGCTCGACGTGCTGAAACTGTCCAAGCCCGGCATCCCCGATTTCGAGGAACTGTCCGAACGGCTGATGAAGCTGACCGGCTGGCAGGTCGTCGCGGTCCCGGGTCTCGTCCCCGACGACGTGTTCTTCGACCATATGGCCAATCGCCGCTTCGTCGCGGGCAATTTCATCCGCCGGCCCGACCAGCTCGACTATCTGCAGGAGCCCGACGTCTTCCACGACGTGTTCGGGCACGTCCCGATGCTCGCCGACCCGGTGTTCGCGGATTATCTCGAAGCCTATGGCCGCGGCGGACAGCGCGCGCTGGGGCTCGATGCGCTCAAATATCTCGGGCGCCTCTACTGGTACACCGTCGAGTTCGGGCTGATCGCGGAGCCCGAGGGCCTGCGCATCTACGGCTCGGGGATCGTGTCGAGCTATGCCGAAAGCCGCTTCGCGCTCGACGATCCGAGCCCCAACCGGATCATGCTCGACCTCGCCCGCGTAATGCGCACCGAGTACCGGATCGACGATTTCCAGCAGAATTATTTTGTGATCCCGAGCTTCGACGAACTGCTGCGCCTGACGGTCGAGACCGATTTCGCACCGCTGTACGAGGAGTTGAAAGCGCTGCCGGATATTCCGGTCGCGCAGATCGAGCCGGACGATGTGGTGCTGACCAAGGGCACGCAGGACTATGCCTCGGCAAAAATAAACGCCTAA
- a CDS encoding 50S ribosomal protein L11 methyltransferase yields the protein MTDSWKLTLPCTRAEAEAIDAAEMTIDAVLMTTEEIEDDREHWRLDAYFEAEPGAETVAAIRALVPSATGADVVVERLGDADWVTMSQAGLEPLHVGRFYVHTGEAVAPEGTRAFHIAASRAFGTGHHETTSGCLAMLDGLSDARFAHVIDIGTGTGLLAFAAAHLWPEAAVMATDIDPVSIEVTRENAALNAVPGIDLVVADGTLDDAIVARAPYDLVIANILAGPLVSMAPEIASIADTGATIVLAGLLETQREAVVAAYAACGCAIEAVDRRGDWSVLRLRAGDVRFVADGPFDPKGRDGWALDI from the coding sequence ATGACCGACAGTTGGAAACTCACCCTCCCCTGCACCCGCGCCGAGGCCGAGGCGATCGATGCGGCCGAGATGACGATCGACGCGGTGCTGATGACCACCGAGGAGATCGAGGACGACCGCGAGCATTGGCGGCTCGATGCGTATTTCGAGGCGGAACCCGGCGCGGAGACGGTCGCCGCCATCCGCGCGCTGGTGCCGAGTGCGACGGGCGCGGACGTCGTCGTCGAACGGCTGGGCGATGCGGACTGGGTGACGATGAGCCAGGCGGGGCTGGAGCCGCTCCATGTCGGGCGCTTCTACGTCCACACCGGCGAGGCAGTCGCACCCGAGGGCACGCGCGCCTTCCACATCGCGGCGAGCCGTGCGTTCGGGACCGGGCATCACGAGACGACCAGCGGGTGCCTGGCGATGCTCGACGGCCTGTCGGACGCAAGGTTCGCGCACGTGATCGATATCGGCACCGGCACCGGCCTGCTCGCCTTCGCCGCCGCGCATCTCTGGCCCGAGGCGGCGGTCATGGCGACGGATATCGATCCGGTGTCGATCGAGGTGACGCGCGAGAATGCGGCGCTCAACGCTGTGCCCGGGATCGATCTGGTCGTCGCCGACGGGACGCTCGACGATGCGATCGTCGCGCGCGCGCCCTATGATCTGGTGATCGCCAACATCCTCGCGGGGCCGCTGGTATCGATGGCGCCGGAAATCGCGTCGATCGCCGATACCGGTGCGACGATCGTGCTCGCCGGGCTGCTGGAAACGCAGCGCGAGGCGGTGGTCGCGGCCTATGCGGCGTGCGGCTGCGCGATCGAGGCGGTCGATCGCCGCGGAGACTGGAGCGTCCTGCGCCTGCGCGCAGGCGACGTGCGGTTCGTCGCGGACGGCCCGTTCGATCCCAAGGGGCGCGACGGCTGGGCCTTGGATATCTGA
- a CDS encoding SDR family NAD(P)-dependent oxidoreductase encodes MTILLTGSSRGIGAAIHQALGDAGATVIGHGTASGIPADFADPAAPRALWDAALEQAGGTIDVLVNNAGVFEASPLEADDWTANWDRTMRINLTASAELCRLAVLHWQARAASGWKGGGRIVNIASRAAYRGDSPAHWHYAASKAGMVAMTKTIARGYARQGILAFAVCPGFTMTGMAEDYLESRGGDALLADIPLGKVADPAEVASVARYCALEAPASMTGAVIDVNGASYVR; translated from the coding sequence ATGACCATTCTCCTCACCGGCTCTAGCCGCGGCATCGGCGCGGCGATTCATCAGGCTCTGGGCGATGCCGGCGCGACCGTCATCGGCCACGGTACCGCCAGCGGGATCCCCGCCGACTTCGCCGACCCTGCCGCCCCGCGCGCGCTGTGGGACGCGGCGCTCGAACAGGCCGGCGGCACGATCGACGTGCTCGTCAACAATGCCGGCGTGTTCGAGGCAAGCCCGCTCGAGGCCGACGACTGGACCGCGAACTGGGACCGGACGATGCGGATCAACCTGACCGCGAGCGCCGAGCTCTGCCGGCTTGCCGTGCTGCACTGGCAGGCGCGCGCGGCCTCGGGATGGAAGGGCGGCGGGCGGATCGTCAACATCGCCAGCCGTGCGGCGTATCGCGGCGATTCGCCCGCGCACTGGCATTACGCCGCGTCGAAGGCGGGGATGGTAGCGATGACCAAGACGATCGCCCGCGGCTATGCCCGGCAGGGGATCCTCGCGTTCGCGGTGTGCCCCGGCTTCACGATGACGGGCATGGCCGAGGACTATCTCGAAAGCCGCGGCGGCGACGCGCTGCTGGCAGACATCCCGCTCGGCAAGGTCGCGGACCCCGCCGAAGTCGCGTCGGTGGCGCGCTACTGCGCGCTGGAAGCGCCGGCCTCGATGACCGGCGCGGTGATCGACGTGAACGGAGCAAGCTATGTCCGCTGA
- a CDS encoding methyl-accepting chemotaxis protein: MATALKTWSGEDRAFADHVRDYDWDGRIRAGSAEIDALLTPADYTRISTMFWTHYLSLDTTAHLAAKMSPSARAKGIARSADYARARYRASYDEAWRDGAIMHADLCKASGVPLPALLASLAYAHSTTMALIGERLGEGDPRVRGLCDVVLRLSLIEADVMASHLGEVDATAARSERGQRAAEFRERIATSIGDTAALGTRIRVQAAGASSSARGMLGKASEVAAAAEQSAVAMREAAQTATGLIRAIEDARTEVEAAAEIATRASTQASDAVEMSEALSDHAHSIESILGLIRDIAGQTNLLALNATIEAARAGDAGRGFAVVAQEVKSLANQTARATDDIAAKIAAIQQATRGTVATNAGIKATVGEVQQSAQHIRHAMEVQAQTVAAITAAVDETALAADSMSVTIATIRSDTEAVASEIERLGQDFGEVDDQLGVLKTAADGFSASVG, translated from the coding sequence ATGGCAACCGCACTGAAGACGTGGAGCGGCGAGGATCGTGCGTTCGCCGACCACGTCCGCGACTATGACTGGGACGGCCGGATCCGCGCGGGCTCGGCCGAGATCGACGCGCTGCTGACGCCGGCGGACTATACCCGCATCTCGACGATGTTCTGGACGCATTATCTGTCGCTCGACACGACCGCGCATCTGGCGGCCAAGATGTCGCCCAGCGCGCGCGCAAAGGGCATCGCGCGCAGCGCCGACTATGCGCGCGCCCGCTATCGCGCCTCCTATGACGAGGCGTGGCGCGACGGCGCGATCATGCATGCCGATCTGTGCAAGGCATCGGGCGTGCCCTTGCCTGCGCTGCTGGCGTCGCTCGCCTATGCGCACAGCACGACGATGGCGCTGATCGGCGAACGGCTGGGCGAAGGCGATCCACGGGTGCGCGGACTGTGCGACGTCGTGCTGCGGCTGTCGCTGATCGAGGCGGACGTGATGGCATCGCATCTGGGCGAAGTCGACGCGACCGCGGCGCGCTCCGAACGTGGCCAGCGCGCGGCCGAGTTTCGCGAGCGCATCGCGACCTCGATCGGCGATACCGCCGCGCTCGGCACGCGGATCCGCGTGCAGGCGGCCGGCGCGTCGTCGTCCGCGCGCGGCATGCTGGGCAAGGCAAGCGAAGTCGCGGCGGCGGCCGAGCAGTCGGCGGTGGCGATGCGCGAAGCGGCGCAGACCGCGACCGGGCTGATCCGCGCGATCGAGGATGCCCGCACCGAGGTCGAGGCGGCGGCCGAAATCGCGACACGAGCGAGCACGCAAGCGAGCGATGCGGTCGAGATGTCGGAGGCGCTCTCGGATCACGCGCATTCGATCGAATCGATCCTGGGGCTGATCCGCGACATCGCCGGGCAGACCAATCTGCTCGCGCTCAACGCGACGATCGAGGCCGCGCGCGCCGGCGATGCGGGACGCGGCTTCGCGGTGGTGGCGCAGGAAGTTAAGAGCCTTGCCAACCAGACCGCGCGAGCGACCGACGACATCGCCGCCAAGATCGCCGCGATCCAGCAGGCGACGCGCGGTACGGTCGCGACCAATGCCGGGATCAAGGCGACCGTCGGCGAGGTCCAGCAATCGGCGCAGCATATCCGTCATGCGATGGAAGTGCAGGCGCAGACCGTCGCCGCGATCACCGCCGCGGTCGACGAAACCGCGCTCGCCGCCGATTCGATGTCGGTCACGATCGCGACGATCCGCAGCGATACCGAGGCGGTGGCGAGCGAGATCGAGCGGCTGGGGCAGGATTTCGGCGAGGTCGACGACCAGCTCGGCGTACTGAAGACCGCGGCGGACGGCTTCTCGGCGAGCGTGGGGTAG
- a CDS encoding methyl-accepting chemotaxis protein codes for MTTTDLPAPGSIAASIDLTARLRVFDFDGTLTTASRGVWAALAPEITHVSRAYWEQWLRCFSDERIWAPHETERMIEVGCTFLRNRFLETSGRAWIESIERSVAAAYAAEVSPMALLSMISASDRAALDVLMRRIDRADEQLPMFIDTLMRLSALEGEITVAIYNSYRAHAAQGQRDTLAAEFRDGIAMMVETATDEGHVLREQAVRSSASTRAVLGKASEVAAAAEQSAVAMREAAQTAAGLIRAIEDARTEVEAAAEIATRASAQASQAVGMSETLSDHAKSIESILGLIRDIAGQTNLLALNATIEAARAGDAGRGFAVVAQEVKSLANQTARATDDIAAKIAAIQSATRSTVDTNASIKATVAEVQESADRIRYAMEAQAQTVTAITAAVDETALAADSMSTTIAAIRSDTETVASEIDGVGAGFDVLDSRLSNLKNSAGDFIAKVAA; via the coding sequence TTGACCACCACCGACCTTCCGGCTCCCGGATCGATCGCCGCGTCCATCGACCTCACCGCGCGCCTGCGCGTCTTCGACTTCGACGGCACGCTGACCACCGCCAGCCGCGGCGTGTGGGCGGCGCTGGCGCCCGAGATCACGCACGTCTCGCGCGCCTATTGGGAACAGTGGCTGCGCTGCTTCTCCGACGAACGGATCTGGGCCCCGCACGAGACCGAGCGGATGATCGAGGTCGGCTGCACCTTCCTGCGCAACCGCTTCCTCGAGACGAGCGGTCGCGCGTGGATCGAATCGATCGAACGGTCGGTCGCCGCCGCCTACGCCGCCGAGGTGTCGCCGATGGCGCTGCTGTCGATGATCAGCGCCAGCGACCGCGCCGCGCTCGACGTGCTGATGCGCCGGATCGACCGCGCGGACGAACAGCTGCCGATGTTCATCGACACATTGATGCGACTGTCCGCGCTAGAGGGCGAGATCACCGTCGCGATCTACAATTCCTACCGCGCGCACGCCGCGCAGGGGCAGCGCGACACGCTGGCCGCCGAATTCCGCGACGGCATCGCGATGATGGTCGAGACCGCCACCGACGAAGGCCATGTGTTGCGCGAGCAGGCGGTGCGCAGTTCGGCGTCGACGCGCGCGGTGCTGGGCAAAGCGAGCGAAGTCGCCGCCGCCGCCGAACAATCCGCCGTGGCGATGCGCGAGGCAGCGCAGACCGCCGCCGGACTGATCCGCGCGATTGAGGATGCGCGCACCGAGGTCGAGGCCGCCGCCGAGATCGCCACCCGCGCCTCCGCGCAGGCCAGCCAGGCGGTCGGCATGTCGGAGACGCTCAGCGATCACGCGAAATCGATCGAATCGATCCTCGGGCTGATTCGCGACATCGCCGGGCAGACCAACCTCCTCGCGCTCAACGCGACGATCGAGGCCGCGCGCGCCGGCGACGCCGGCCGCGGCTTCGCGGTGGTGGCGCAGGAAGTGAAGAGCCTCGCCAACCAGACCGCGCGCGCCACCGACGACATCGCCGCCAAGATCGCCGCGATCCAGTCGGCGACGCGCTCGACCGTCGATACCAATGCCAGCATCAAGGCGACCGTCGCCGAGGTGCAGGAAAGCGCCGACCGCATCCGCTATGCGATGGAGGCGCAGGCACAGACCGTCACCGCGATCACCGCGGCCGTCGACGAGACCGCGCTCGCCGCCGATTCGATGTCGACCACGATCGCCGCGATCCGCAGCGACACCGAGACGGTCGCGAGCGAGATCGACGGGGTCGGTGCCGGCTTCGACGTGCTCGACAGCCGGTTGAGCAACCTCAAGAACAGCGCCGGCGACTTCATCGCCAAGGTCGCTGCGTGA
- the sdhC gene encoding succinate dehydrogenase, cytochrome b556 subunit, which yields MASRNPARPLSPHLQVYKWGPHMLVSILHRATGSGMATVGTGLLVWWLAAIAGGAESYATFRDVFTTDTGALNILGYVIGIGLTLSLFQHMMTGIRHFVLDTGAGYELRRNKTGALATMVASVALTIVFWLYLGIN from the coding sequence TTGGCATCCCGCAATCCCGCCCGCCCGCTGTCTCCCCATCTGCAGGTCTATAAATGGGGCCCGCACATGCTGGTCTCGATCCTGCACCGCGCGACGGGCAGCGGCATGGCCACCGTCGGCACCGGCCTGCTCGTCTGGTGGCTCGCCGCGATCGCCGGCGGCGCCGAGAGCTATGCGACGTTTCGCGACGTGTTCACCACCGACACCGGCGCGCTGAACATCCTCGGCTACGTCATCGGCATCGGCCTGACGCTGTCGCTGTTCCAGCACATGATGACGGGCATCCGCCACTTCGTGCTCGACACCGGCGCCGGCTACGAACTGAGGCGCAACAAGACGGGTGCGCTGGCGACGATGGTCGCATCGGTCGCGCTGACGATCGTGTTCTGGCTCTATCTGGGGATCAACTAA
- the sdhD gene encoding succinate dehydrogenase, hydrophobic membrane anchor protein encodes MGTGTPLGRVRGLGSSKEGAHHWWHQRLTAAANILLMLWLMISVARMPGYDYAAVRLWLQSAWVAVPMILLVVSVFYHFRLGLQVVIEDYQHDETRVVWMIVLNLFTFVTAGIALFAILKVAFTGAPA; translated from the coding sequence ATGGGTACCGGCACCCCCCTCGGCCGCGTTCGCGGGCTCGGCAGCAGCAAGGAAGGCGCACACCATTGGTGGCACCAGCGCCTGACCGCGGCCGCCAACATCCTGCTGATGCTGTGGCTGATGATCTCGGTCGCGCGGATGCCCGGCTATGACTACGCCGCGGTCCGCCTCTGGCTGCAATCGGCCTGGGTCGCGGTGCCGATGATCCTGCTGGTCGTCTCGGTCTTCTATCATTTCCGCCTGGGTCTCCAGGTCGTGATCGAGGACTACCAGCATGACGAGACCCGCGTCGTGTGGATGATCGTCCTCAACCTCTTCACGTTCGTGACCGCCGGCATCGCGCTCTTCGCGATTCTCAAGGTCGCCTTCACCGGAGCCCCCGCATAA